From Daucus carota subsp. sativus chromosome 6, DH1 v3.0, whole genome shotgun sequence, the proteins below share one genomic window:
- the LOC108226971 gene encoding uncharacterized protein LOC108226971 codes for MADEYPEVEMSDIEDPTDSSPPPSDYDPSSDSDDSINNLDPESDNDSDGPIEDNPGEIVNRPAKKSELEIEVESLRAELEETNLKLDTAEHRLVRLREHLLEGCDRFYSTSLRGRCVNKRAKKYIKSFAKETRVEVLRSVALVGDALRGGGHYDYPSSASVSPSDNYSSD; via the coding sequence ATGGCAGATGAGTACCCTGAGGTTGAGATGTCCGACATTGAGGATCCGACCGATAGTTCACCACCACCATCAGACTATGACCCTAGCTCTGACAGTGATGATTCAATTAATAACCTTGACCCTGAATCTGATAATGATAGTGATGGACCAATTGAAGATAATCCAGGAGAGATTGTTAATAGGCCCGCTAAGAAGTCTGAGCTCGAGATAGAAGTTGAAAGTCTTCGAGCTGAGCTAGAAGAGACAAACCTGAAGCTGGATACAGCTGAGCACCGACTAGTGAGGTTGAGAGAGCACTTACTTGAGGGCTGTGATAGATTTTACAGTACCTCGTTAAGGGGTAGATGTGTGAACAAAAGAGCCAAGAAATACATTAAGAGTTTTGCGAAGGAAACGCGAGTTGAGGTCTTGCGAAGTGTCGCACTTGTAGGGGATGCTTTAAGAGGAGGTGGTCATTATGATTACCCTTCCTCTGCGAGTGTTTCCCCTTCAGACAACTATTCTTCAGATTAG
- the LOC108228144 gene encoding zinc finger CCCH domain-containing protein 30: MGPLFVDTEDNFSSLLEFAANNDCEAFKALIKENSLAVDEIGLWYVRKKGSKQIVLEHRTPLMVAATYGSLDVVKFIISQPAVDVNIACGLDKCTALHCAASGGAVNAVDIVKLLLAVGADPNIKDANDQRAVDVIVVPPKLLDVKASLEELLLSNVFDGSMGDCKLRVSLSPPSYSPSLSSSPDNGSPYSPSDLVSSPMLSKSTDVPGGAISEKKEYPIDPSLPDIKNSIYSTDEFRMFSFKVRPCSRAYSHDWTECPFVHPGENARRRDPRKFHYSCVPCPDFRKGACRRGDMCEYAHGVFECWLHPAQYRTRLCKDGTSCDRRVCFFAHTPDELRPLYVSTGSAVPSPRSSASAASVMDMAVAMNLLPGSPSASMMSPSGFNQPMSPSGNGAHSSLAWPQPNVPTLHLPGSNMQSSRLRSSLSARDVPPEHLHLLQDMDAHQLLLNDLACLSQSRPSPVSLNRSGRPKTLTPSNLEDLFSAELASSPRYSDQAASAGGFSPSHRSAVFNQFQQQQNMLSPINTNVFSPKSADHPLLQASYGVSSPGRMSPRSVDPISPMGSRHTAFSQREFQQPQQMRSLSSRDLGSNNVSIVGSPVNSWSKWSSPSGKVDWSVNGDEHSWLPRSSSNDLNNNTEEPDISWVQSLVKESPLEMKDNLPAPFVSAGPSGEGFKSNSQVESVDHSVLGAWIEQMQLDQLPV; this comes from the coding sequence ATGGGTCCATTGTTTGTTGATACTGAAGATAATTTTTCAAGTTTACTGGAATTCGCTGCTAACAATGACTGTGAAGCTTTCAAGGCATTAATTAAGGAAAACTCTTTGGCAGTTGATGAAATTGGACTTTGGTATGTTCGGAAGAAGGGTTCAAAGCAGATAGTTCTTGAGCACCGAACTCCTTTAATGGTTGCTGCTACATACGGTAGTCTTGATGTTGTTAAGTTTATCATCTCTCAGCCTGCTGTTGATGTAAATATTGCTTGTGGCCTGGACAAGTGTACTGCTCTCCATtgtgctgcttctggaggtgctgTTAATGCGGTTGACATTGTTAAGCTGCTTCTGGCTGTGGGTGCTGATCCAAATATTAAGGATGCAAATGATCAGCGTGCTGTTGATGTGATTGTGGTCCCTCCAAAACTCCTTGATGTTAAAGCGTCTCTTGAGGAGTTGTTGCTGAGTAATGTTTTCGATGGCTCAATGGGCGACTGCAAGCTACGAGTATCCCTTTCGCCTCCCAGTTACTCGCCAAGCCTGTCTTCCTCACCAGATAATGGTTCCCCTTATTCTCCTTCAGATTTAGTATCCTCTCCAATGCTGTCGAAGTCTACTGATGTTCCTGGTGGTGCTATTTCTGAGAAGAAAGAATATCCGATTGACCCCTCTCTTCCAGACATAAAGAATAGCATATATTCTACAGATGAATTCCGCATGTTCTCTTTCAAGGTCAGGCCTTGTTCTAGAGCTTACTCTCATGATTGGACTGAGTGTCCTTTTGTTCATCCAGGGGAGAATGCTCGTAGAAGGGATCCAAGGAAGTTTCATTATAGTTGTGTACCGTGCCCTGATTTTCGTAAAGGTGCTTGTAGGCGTGGTGATATGTGTGAATATGCCCATGGAGTGTTTGAATGCTGGCTACACCCGGCTCAATACAGAACACGGCTCTGTAAGGATGGGACTAGTTGTGATAGGAGGGTTTGTTTTTTCGCCCACACTCCGGATGAGCTTCGTCCCTTGTATGTATCTACTGGGTCGGCTGTACCATCTCCTCGTTCCAGCGCATCAGCTGCAAGTGTCATGGACATGGCTGTTGCCATGAACCTTTTGCCTGGTTCTCCATCTGCCTCCATGATGTCTCCTTCTGGATTTAATCAACCCATGTCTCCATCAGGTAATGGTGCTCACTCATCTTTGGCTTGGCCCCAGCCAAATGTTCCCACCCTTCATCTCCCGGGAAGCAACATGCAATCAAGTCGCTTGAGATCATCCCTTAGTGCCCGAGATGTTCCTCCCGAGCATTTACATTTATTGCAGGATATGGATGCCCACCAACTTTTGTTGAATGACTTGGCCTGCCTCTCGCAGTCCCGCCCCAGCCCTGTGTCTCTGAACCGTTCTGGTCGGCCCAAAACATTGACTCCTTCAAATCTTGAGGATTTATTTTCAGCTGAACTCGCTTCTTCGCCTCGTTATTCTGATCAGGCTGCTTCAGCTGGTGGTTTCTCTCCATCTCATAGATCAGCTGTTTTCAATCAGTTCCAGCAGCAGCAAAACATGCTTTCACCTATCAATACTAATGTTTTCTCTCCAAAAAGTGCTGATCATCCTTTGTTGCAGGCTTCATATGGTGTCTCTTCTCCAGGAAGAATGTCACCGAGGAGTGTGGATCCAATTTCTCCTATGGGTTCTCGGCACACTGCTTTCTCTCAACGAGAGTTCCAGCAGCCGCAGCAGATGCGTAGTCTGAGCTCCCGTGATCTCGGCTCTAATAATGTTTCCATTGTCGGGTCTCCGGTGAATTCTTGGTCCAAATGGAGCTCTCCGAGTGGAAAAGTCGATTGGTCAGTTAATGGGGATGAACATTCCTGGTTGCCAAGGTCCTCTTCAAATGACCTCAATAATAACACAGAGGAGCCTGACATTTCATGGGTTCAGTCACTTGTGAAAGAATCACCACTCGAGATGAAAGATAATCTGCCAGCTCCATTTGTTAGTGCTGGTCCATCCGGTGAGGGTTTCAAATCTAATTCCCAAGTGGAGTCCGTTGATCATTCAGTTCTTGGTGCCTGGATTGAGCAGATGCAACTTGATCAGCTCCCTGTCTAG
- the LOC108227748 gene encoding zinc finger CCCH domain-containing protein 30: protein MCGVTKSTSTSSTQSNGESKSDKQNMGPLTVETEETFSNLLEFAANNDFEAFKASVEENSLAIDEVGLWYVRKKGSKQIVLEHRTPLMVAATYGSLDVIKFIISQPSVDVNLACGPDKCTALHCSASGGSVNAVDVVKLLLGVGADPHIKDANGQRAVDVIVAPPKVLNVKASLEEMLLGSVSDGSVEECKLRVSISSSSYSPSLSSSPDNGSPCSPSDLVSSPMLSKFTDVPNGAISEKKEYPVDPSLPDIKNSIYSTDEFRMFSFKVRPCSRAYSHDWTECPFVHPGENARRRDPRKFHYSCVPCPDFRKGTCRRGDMCEYAHGVFECWLHPAQYRTRLCKDVTSCDRRVCFFAHTPEELRPLYVSTGSAVPSPRSSASAASVMDMAVAMNLLPGSPSSASMMSPSAFNQPMSPSGNGAHSSLAWPQPNVPTLHLPGSNMQSSRLRSSLSARDIPPEDLQLLQDMDAHQLLLNDLACLSQSRPSPVSLSRSGRPKTLTPSNLEDLFSAELASSPRYSDQMASASAFSPSHRSAVFNQFQQQQNMLSPINTNVFSPKNADHPLLQASYSVSSPGRMSPRTVDPISPMGSRQTAFAQREFQQPQQMRCLSSRDLSTNNVSMVGSQVNSWSKWSSPSGIVDWSVKGDEHSWLPRSSSNDLNKNTEEPDISWVQSLVKESPPEMKDKLPASVASAAPSGEGLKSNPQAESVDHTVLAAWIEQMQLDRLSV from the coding sequence ATGTGCGGTGTGACAAAGTCGACATCAACTTCATCTACACAGTCTAACGGAGAAAGTAAATCTGACAAGCAAAATATGGGTCCATTGACTGTTGAGACTGAAGAAACTTTTTCTAATTTACTTGAATTCGCTGCTAACAATGACTTTGAAGCCTTTAAGGCTTCAGTTGAGGAGAACTCTTTGGCAATCGATGAGGTTGGACTTTGGTATGTTCGAAAGAAGGGTTCAAAGCAAATAGTTCTTGAGCACCGAACTCCTTTGATGGTTGCCGCTACATATGGTAGTCTTGAtgttattaagtttatcatctCTCAGCCTTCAGTTGATGTTAATCTTGCCTGTGGCCCGGACAAGTGCACTGCTCTTCACTGTTCTGCTTCTGGAGGCTCTGTTAATGCTGTTGACGTTGTTAAGCTGCTTTTGGGAGTGGGTGCGGATCCACATATCAAGGATGCAAATGGTCAGCGTGCTGTTGATGTGATTGTGGCCCCTCCGAAAGTTCTTAATGTTAAAGCATCTCTGGAGGAGATGTTGCTGGGTAGTGTTTCGGATGGCTCAGTTGAAGAGTGCAAATTACGAGTATCCATTTCCTCTTCCAGTTACTCCCCAAGCCTGTCTTCTTCACCAGATAATGGGTCCCCTTGTTCCCCTTCAGATTTGGTATCCTCTCCAATGCTTTCGAAGTTTACAGATGTTCCTAATGGTGCTATATCTGAGAAGAAAGAATATCCAGTTGACCCGTCTCTTCCAGACATTAAGAATAGCATATATTCTACTGATGAATTCCGCATGTTCTCTTTCAAGGTCAGGCCTTGTTCAAGGGCTTATTCTCATGATTGGACTGAGTGTCCTTTTGTTCATCCAGGGGAGAATGCTCGAAGAAGGGATCCCAGGAAGTTTCATTATAGCTGTGTACCATGCCCCGATTTTCGCAAAGGTACTTGTAGGCGTGGTGATATGTGTGAATATGCCCATGGAGTGTTTGAATGCTGGCTACACCCTGCTCAATACCGAACACGGCTCTGTAAGGATGTGACTAGTTGTGATAGAAGGGTTTGTTTTTTTGCCCATACCCCGGAAGAGCTTCGTCCCTTGTATGTATCTACTGGGTCTGCAGTGCCATCTCCTCGTTCCAGTGCATCGGCTGCTAGTGTAATGGACATGGCTGTTGCTATGAATCTTCTGCCTGGTTCTCCATCATCTGCTTCTATGATGTCTCCTTCTGCATTTAATCAACCCATGTCTCCATCGGGTAATGGTGCTCACTCATCTTTGGCTTGGCCTCAACCAAATGTTCCCACCCTTCATCTACCTGGAAGCAACATGCAATCAAGTCGCTTGAGATCTTCCCTTAGTGCCCGTGATATCCCTCCGGAGGACCTGCAATTATTGCAAGATATGGATGCCCACCAACTTCTATTGAATGATTTGGCCTGCCTCTCACAGTCTCGCCCCAGCCCTGTGTCTCTTAGCCGTTCTGGTCGACCCAAGACATTGACTCCATCTAATCTTGAGGATTTATTTTCAGCTGAGCTGGCTTCTTCTCCTCGCTATTCTGATCAGATGGCTTCAGCTAGTGCTTTCTCTCCATCACACAGATCAGCTGTTTTCAATCAGTTCCAGCAGCAGCAAAACATGCTTTCACCTATCAATACCAATGTGTTCTCTCCTAAAAATGCTGATCATCCATTGTTGCAGGCTTCTTATAGTGTCTCTTCTCCAGGAAGAATGTCTCCCAGGACTGTAGATCCAATCTCTCCTATGGGTTCTCGTCAAACTGCTTTTGCCCAACGAGAGTTCCAGCAACCGCAGCAAATGCGTTGTCTGAGCTCCCGTGATCTCAGCACTAATAATGTTTCCATGGTCGGGTCTCAGGTAAATTCTTGGTCTAAATGGAGCTCTCCAAGTGGAATAGTCGATTGGTCAGTTAAAGGGGATGAACATTCCTGGTTGCCAAGGTCGTCTTCGAATGACCTCAACAAGAACACAGAGGAACCTGACATTTCATGGGTTCAGTCTCTTGTGAAAGAATCACCACCCGAGATGAAAGATAAATTGCCAGCTTCAGTTGCTAGTGCTGCTCCATCCGGTGAGGGTTTGAAATCTAATCCCCAGGCTGAGTCCGTTGATCATACAGTTCTAGCTGCCTGGATTGAGCAGATGCAGCTTGATCGGCTCTCAGTCTAG
- the LOC108225968 gene encoding uncharacterized protein LOC108225968 encodes MNRQRRTNNGNANNNNNGGANVMNQLAETLATLVGNQQNRPRSLIAEFKRLSPPVFEGSTNPSEVDKWLQEMEKIFELLGSNDEQKVSLASYQLQGSAYDWWLMEKRRVDGNEEEAAQPYTWETFTESFKDKYFPRTIRAKLERDFIRLEQGEKQTVSEYEAEFARLAKYAPALVVDEVSRARRFEEGLRSEIKRHVAAFELNSYKMVLNKALVVERGLTVEDEKKDSEPKKRAEPTSGFNENGPAKKFNNRGNFNRRDSGARLSCSRCGRNHLDKDCRWNTGACFSCGETGHKVAECPKRDTSRDKDNKNKGTLAALGPNYGRVFKLPTGPNTD; translated from the coding sequence ATGAATCGCCAACGAAGAACTAACAATGGAAATgccaacaacaacaataatggAGGTgcaaatgtgatgaatcaacTAGCAGAAACTTTAGCAACATTGGTTGGAAATCAACAAAATAGACCTAGAAGCCTAATAGCTGAGTTTAAGAGATTGAGTCCTCCAGTTTTTGAGGGATCCACAAATCCTTCAGAGGTGGATAAGTGGTTACAGGAGATGGAGAAGATTTTTGAGTTGTTAGGAAGTAATGATGAGCAGAAGGTTAGTTTGGCAAGTTACCAACTTCAGGGGAGTGCTTATGATTGGTGGCTTATGGAAAAGAGACGAGTGGATGGCAACGAGGAAGAGGCAGCCCAACCTTACACTTGGGAAACTTTCACTGAATCTTTTAAGGATAAATATTTTCCTAGGACAATTAGAGCTAAGTTGGAGAGAGACTTTATTAGGTTAGAACAAGGAGAGAAACAAACCGTGTCGGAGTATGAAGCCGAATTTGCTCGTCTAGCTAAGTATGCGCCAGCTCTAGTTGTGGACGAAGTTAGTAGGGCACGTAGGTTTGAGGAGGGACTGAGAAGTGAGATTAAGAGGCATGTGGCTGCTTTTGAGCTGAACAGTTACAAGATGGTGTTAAACAAGGCTTTAGTAGTGGAAAGAGGATTGACGGTAGAAGATGAAAAGAAAGATTCTGAGCCTAAGAAGAGGGCCGAGCCTACCAGCGGATTTAATGAGAATGGACCAGCAAAGAAGTTCAATAACCGAGGGAATTTTAATCGACGCGATTCAGGAGCTAGGCTTTCTTGTTCGAGATGCGGAAGAAATCACTTAGACAAGGACTGTCGCTGGAACACAGGAGCTTGTTTTAGCTGTGGTGAGACTGGGCATAAGGTTGCAGAGTGTCCAAAACGCGATACTTCAAGGGACAAGGACAATAAGAACAAGGGCACTCTAGCCGCCCTTGGACCAAACTATGGACGAGTGTTTAAACTTCCTACCGGGCCAAACACAGATTAA